One part of the Phycisphaerae bacterium genome encodes these proteins:
- a CDS encoding CotH kinase family protein — translation MLYRSGKILAVLLFVCLGGRAPADCVINEIMYHPDSLIEGEEFIELYNGGVEAVDLSGWCLDGVGFCFGSGISLPPGAYVVLARDAAAFTVRYGFEPDFVYPGQLDNGGESLTLRDALDQIVDRVVYLDEPPWPVLPDGLGPSLERIDPTLAGDTPRNWRAATAEAGHTAKAANSVVASGLPPWLSDVSFQLSPLPNTPLLVTARAEDASQVQLTYVIDFGDAVTVEMTDAGNGIYGAEIPGQAANALVRFNITATGPTGTMRYPRIDDTITYDGTKVADPAVTTALPVVEWFVHPDDYAQALSHYLTNELEPAVLCYNGKLYDNIQFRVRGQMSRYWPKKNWKIHFPQGHDFQDAARLALPLDQFDLQSNYSDKAWVREILAYEMLHAVSAPSCPAFHVRLHQNGAFYGLYTLRMGIDDDYLDYNGLDADGAWYKAYSDCRYLPLESLPPAYQKKTREYEGYDDLHEFLYNVYNLTGQARHDFLFNNVDLAGMANYLAAMSIIHNNDHVAKNYLLYRDTMGTQRWTMHAWDLDLVFGRNYGAGGGVLSDGIWADNDDIGLEYRSPSHPLFGDYYHRKYDNLWNRAIGALFADLEFRAMYYRRLRTLMDAVLSNGYFEQRITELTGPIGPEAVLDVGRWGQYGEAQTLSQAVDLILNDYLPRRRTHLFVTHQVPGEIPPAQSATPLLCISEIMYNPATGSAQSFVELYNPSADEAVDLSGWQLIGLEFRFPPGTVLLPQHYGVVVKDDPAFRAAYIGGHHVLGVFPGALAVGGETLELRTATGLLIDAVRYDDEPPWPTAPDGTGPSLELIDLARDNMRVTNWAASVTPGGTPGASNSTAGTLPELPPLWINEVLPRNEGVNQDGAGDYDPWIEIFNGSAVDVDLGGMYLTDDLAIPAKWAFPPNTTIAALSWLIVWSDNEPAEGPLHTNFRLAESAGVAGLFTPEQALIDYVTYESLGLDVSYGMYPDGFPEYATLDVATPLAANVLTPGAALILNEYNAVDADRLLKNSGSDTYWGRVLGNGGDWFELVVTKDHVDARGWQLVISNDTGGSGHTVETLTLADHQLWADLRSGTIITVSENLADEVSFDPVVGDWWINVQAADGAAGTYITPESFKVSNNNWQLTIRDALGSIVFGPAGEGIAPPSGIGGDEVFRLAADPSSTTMATSLAYEDAYLSTFGAPNIYDDGVSGQDFEVLRELAAPCHSSADCDDGNPCTSDTCEGFAGCSYSNDPDGTSCDDGLFCNGNESCQDGTCTGGTPPCVDQAHCDELADTCLPCIVNAECDDFNPCTMDECADDVCVFTPVADGTACDDGAFCTLVDSCQSGTCVGTGDPCGDACTQCDELTRSCVRCVFDLYAGDDGAIGGGDFGIFAGYFGNCYEPGDPALVADFDGDGCVGGADFGLFAGCFAQTCAECANCFGVLEE, via the coding sequence ATGCTCTACCGTTCGGGGAAGATACTCGCAGTTCTGCTTTTCGTGTGTCTTGGCGGACGCGCACCAGCCGACTGCGTGATCAACGAGATCATGTACCACCCGGACTCGCTCATCGAGGGCGAGGAGTTCATCGAGTTGTACAACGGCGGGGTGGAAGCCGTTGATCTCAGCGGATGGTGCCTGGACGGTGTCGGCTTCTGCTTTGGAAGCGGAATCAGCCTGCCGCCGGGAGCGTACGTGGTTCTGGCCCGCGACGCGGCGGCATTTACCGTCCGCTACGGCTTTGAGCCAGACTTCGTCTACCCCGGCCAACTCGACAACGGCGGCGAGTCGTTGACGTTGCGCGACGCCTTGGACCAGATCGTGGATCGCGTCGTTTACCTGGATGAGCCGCCCTGGCCGGTGCTGCCTGACGGACTCGGACCGTCGCTCGAACGGATCGATCCGACGCTGGCAGGCGATACGCCCCGCAACTGGCGCGCCGCGACCGCGGAGGCCGGGCACACTGCTAAAGCGGCTAATAGCGTTGTTGCGAGCGGCTTACCTCCGTGGTTGAGCGACGTCAGTTTTCAGCTCTCGCCGCTGCCGAACACGCCACTGCTGGTGACCGCGCGGGCGGAGGACGCGTCTCAGGTGCAGCTCACATACGTAATCGACTTTGGCGATGCTGTCACGGTGGAGATGACTGACGCTGGCAACGGAATCTACGGGGCCGAAATCCCCGGGCAGGCGGCGAACGCCCTGGTCCGCTTCAACATCACGGCCACGGGGCCGACCGGAACCATGCGCTACCCGCGCATCGACGACACGATCACCTACGACGGGACCAAGGTGGCGGACCCGGCCGTGACGACGGCCCTGCCCGTCGTGGAATGGTTCGTGCATCCCGACGACTATGCCCAGGCGCTGTCTCACTACCTGACAAACGAGCTTGAGCCTGCGGTCCTGTGTTACAACGGGAAGCTGTACGACAATATCCAATTCCGGGTCCGCGGCCAGATGTCCCGGTATTGGCCCAAGAAGAACTGGAAGATCCACTTCCCGCAGGGCCACGATTTTCAGGACGCAGCGCGGCTCGCGCTGCCCCTCGATCAGTTCGATCTTCAGTCCAACTACTCGGACAAAGCGTGGGTTCGCGAGATCCTGGCGTACGAGATGCTCCACGCCGTCAGCGCCCCGAGCTGTCCGGCATTTCACGTCCGGCTCCACCAGAACGGCGCGTTTTACGGCCTGTACACGTTGCGCATGGGCATTGACGACGACTACCTGGACTACAATGGGTTGGACGCAGACGGGGCTTGGTACAAGGCGTACAGCGACTGTCGCTACCTGCCGCTCGAATCACTCCCGCCCGCATATCAGAAGAAGACCCGCGAGTACGAAGGGTATGACGACCTGCATGAGTTTCTCTACAACGTCTATAACCTCACAGGTCAGGCGCGCCATGATTTCCTGTTCAACAACGTTGACCTTGCAGGCATGGCAAACTATCTCGCTGCGATGAGCATCATCCACAACAACGATCATGTAGCCAAGAACTACCTGCTCTACCGCGACACCATGGGCACGCAGCGTTGGACAATGCACGCCTGGGACCTGGATCTGGTGTTCGGGCGCAACTATGGTGCTGGAGGGGGTGTACTCAGCGACGGCATCTGGGCGGACAACGACGACATCGGGCTGGAGTATAGATCCCCGAGCCACCCGCTCTTTGGCGATTACTATCACCGGAAGTATGACAACCTCTGGAACCGTGCGATCGGCGCTCTTTTCGCAGATCTCGAGTTTCGGGCAATGTATTACCGTCGGCTGCGGACGTTAATGGACGCCGTGCTGTCAAATGGGTACTTTGAGCAGCGCATCACGGAGTTGACGGGACCGATCGGTCCCGAGGCGGTGTTGGACGTTGGTCGCTGGGGCCAGTATGGCGAGGCACAGACTCTGTCTCAGGCCGTCGACTTGATCCTCAACGACTATTTGCCGCGCCGCCGCACACACCTCTTCGTCACGCACCAGGTCCCCGGCGAAATCCCGCCGGCGCAGTCCGCCACCCCACTGCTCTGCATCAGCGAGATCATGTACAACCCGGCAACCGGTTCGGCACAGAGCTTCGTGGAACTGTACAACCCATCGGCCGATGAGGCCGTCGACCTGTCCGGCTGGCAGTTGATTGGCCTCGAATTCAGATTCCCGCCCGGTACGGTGTTGCTGCCGCAGCACTACGGGGTGGTCGTGAAAGACGATCCGGCGTTTCGCGCCGCCTACATCGGTGGACACCATGTGCTGGGCGTGTTTCCCGGTGCGCTCGCAGTGGGCGGAGAAACGCTGGAATTACGTACTGCGACCGGACTGCTGATTGATGCGGTGCGCTACGATGATGAACCGCCCTGGCCCACAGCTCCCGATGGCACAGGACCGTCACTGGAGCTGATTGACCTTGCCCGCGACAACATGCGCGTGACGAACTGGGCGGCCAGCGTTACCCCGGGAGGCACGCCCGGCGCCTCGAACAGCACGGCTGGGACATTGCCGGAACTGCCCCCTCTCTGGATCAACGAGGTCCTGCCCCGCAATGAAGGTGTGAATCAGGACGGCGCGGGTGACTATGACCCGTGGATCGAGATCTTTAACGGTTCCGCGGTCGATGTGGACCTGGGTGGCATGTATCTGACCGACGATCTCGCGATCCCGGCCAAGTGGGCCTTTCCGCCTAACACCACTATCGCCGCACTAAGCTGGCTCATCGTCTGGAGCGACAACGAACCCGCAGAGGGACCGCTGCACACGAACTTCCGGCTCGCCGAGTCAGCCGGGGTGGCGGGTTTGTTCACGCCGGAGCAAGCCCTCATTGATTACGTAACCTACGAATCACTTGGGCTTGATGTGTCATACGGGATGTATCCGGATGGCTTCCCAGAGTACGCCACGCTGGATGTGGCAACTCCGTTGGCGGCGAACGTCCTGACGCCCGGCGCGGCGCTGATCCTGAATGAGTATAACGCCGTGGACGCCGACAGACTGCTGAAGAACAGTGGGAGTGACACGTATTGGGGCCGAGTCCTGGGCAACGGCGGTGACTGGTTTGAGCTGGTCGTCACGAAGGATCATGTCGACGCGCGGGGCTGGCAACTCGTGATCAGCAACGACACTGGCGGCAGCGGACACACGGTCGAGACTCTGACCCTGGCGGATCACCAGCTCTGGGCGGATCTGCGCAGCGGCACGATCATCACGGTGTCTGAAAACTTGGCGGACGAAGTGAGCTTTGATCCGGTCGTCGGCGACTGGTGGATCAACGTGCAGGCGGCGGACGGAGCTGCCGGTACGTACATCACGCCCGAGAGCTTCAAGGTGTCGAACAACAACTGGCAATTAACGATCCGCGACGCGCTGGGCAGTATCGTGTTTGGACCAGCTGGCGAGGGCATCGCGCCGCCAAGTGGGATTGGGGGGGATGAGGTCTTTCGCTTGGCCGCTGATCCCAGCAGCACGACAATGGCGACCAGCCTGGCATACGAAGATGCATATCTCAGCACCTTCGGAGCGCCCAACATCTATGACGATGGCGTCAGCGGGCAGGATTTTGAGGTCTTGCGCGAGCTGGCGGCCCCGTGTCACAGTTCTGCCGACTGCGACGATGGCAACCCCTGTACATCGGACACTTGCGAGGGTTTTGCGGGCTGCAGCTACTCGAACGACCCCGATGGCACGTCGTGCGACGACGGACTCTTCTGCAACGGGAACGAGAGCTGTCAAGACGGCACATGCACTGGCGGGACGCCCCCCTGTGTTGACCAGGCCCATTGTGACGAGCTGGCTGACACCTGCCTGCCATGCATTGTCAATGCCGAGTGCGACGACTTCAATCCCTGCACGATGGATGAATGTGCGGACGACGTGTGCGTCTTCACGCCGGTCGCAGACGGTACGGCCTGCGACGATGGCGCTTTCTGCACGCTGGTCGACAGTTGCCAAAGCGGCACGTGCGTAGGCACCGGCGATCCCTGCGGCGACGCGTGCACACAGTGCGATGAACTGACGCGGAGCTGCGTTCGCTGTGTTTTCGATCTTTACGCGGGCGATGATGGTGCAATCGGTGGTGGCGACTTCGGGATTTTTGCCGGGTACTTCGGTAATTGCTATGAACCGGGCGATCCGGCTCTTGTTGCGGACTTCGACGGGGACGGGTGCGTTGGAGGCGCCGACTTCGGGCTCTTCGCGGGGTGTTTTGCGCAAACCTGCGCCGAGTGTGCAAACTGCTTTGGTGTGTTGGAGGAGTGA
- a CDS encoding transposase domain-containing protein, which yields MSLQTNCNAAILFSLIATCQRHKVEPLAYLRDVLARIAAHPASRLAELLPATNPPA from the coding sequence ATGTCGCTGCAGACGAACTGCAACGCCGCGATCCTCTTCAGCCTCATCGCCACTTGCCAGCGGCACAAGGTCGAGCCGCTCGCCTACCTGCGGGACGTGCTTGCGCGCATCGCCGCCCACCCCGCCAGCCGTCTGGCCGAATTGCTCCCCGCCACGAACCCACCGGCCTGA
- a CDS encoding transposase, producing MARNGYELVLTHSRWCFLKRLEHLTDQQRTRLNDLLQYGLKAVRAYLLKESF from the coding sequence ATGGCCCGCAACGGCTACGAGCTCGTGCTGACACACAGCCGCTGGTGCTTCCTGAAGCGGCTGGAGCACCTGACCGACCAGCAGCGGACGCGGCTGAACGACCTGCTGCAGTACGGGCTGAAGGCGGTGCGGGCGTATCTGCTCAAGGAGAGCTTCTAG
- a CDS encoding transposase, translating into MFLDGWLKRALRSRLEPIQKVARSIRTHQKLILNWFAAKKEFSAGIVEGLNYRVKLTIREAYGFRTLEAAEIALHHALGRAETHLRILLRRPSPAEQGLHTAGYVTQRIGACITVRRKIQ; encoded by the coding sequence GTGTTCCTCGATGGCTGGCTGAAGCGCGCCCTGCGGAGTCGGCTGGAACCGATCCAGAAGGTGGCCCGCAGCATCCGCACGCATCAGAAGCTGATCCTGAACTGGTTCGCGGCGAAGAAGGAGTTCTCGGCCGGGATCGTCGAGGGGCTGAACTACCGCGTGAAACTGACCATCAGAGAGGCGTATGGCTTCCGCACCCTCGAAGCCGCCGAAATCGCCCTCCATCACGCACTTGGCCGCGCCGAGACTCACCTACGAATTCTGCTGAGGAGACCTTCTCCCGCCGAACAGGGATTACACACGGCAGGATACGTCACCCAGCGAATTGGTGCTTGTATCACTGTGCGCAGAAAGATACAATAG
- a CDS encoding lamin tail domain-containing protein, translated as MINSGQANRSVWATLLAGVACLLVCGGVVADAQMRITEYMYSGVNGEFIEFTNVGVTPIDMTGWSFDDDSAVPGTVFLTAFGVVDPGESVILTESPAALFIAAWNLGGVDVIGDNSSANLGRNDQINLFDATGTLVDRLTYGDETFPGSIRTQGASGWVCAQALGANDAYGWVLATAGDQQGSYASIGGDVGRPGVFVHYVCPEAPTGACCASGVCTVTTEAECFGVGLWQGAGTNCATTECPPPSNAQIRITEYMYTGEGAEFVEFTNLGTEPIDMTGWSFDDDSRIPGTLDLTAIGTLAPGESAIVTETTAVVFMADWHGLAGIKIIGNSTVGLGGNDEINLFDNSAALVDRLSYGPDGFPGSVTANGVSAWPYADGVGINNIYRWRLSVVGDAQNSVQSLSGDIGNPGTFVLWNAPLGACCVAGACLELGLSGCLLAHGLYLGDGIDCDTNPCPPPSNALVRITEYMYSGAGGEFIEFTNLGTTPVNMDGWSFTDSANLPGAFDLSAFGTIQAGESVVLAEEQPDDPPYSFRTDWAMPAAVKLIVIAAGELGRNDWMHVYDASGTLVDEVQYGDQDFPGSIRAQGASGWPCALGLGENNIYTWVLSTLGDTQGSYASSGGDVGSPGTFVIDYCGQLLLGDMNCDGEVSFRDINPFVLYLTNFTMWSATYTGCPPQIGDINSDGIYGEGSFGDINPFVALLAGTP; from the coding sequence ATGATAAATTCGGGACAGGCGAATCGGAGTGTTTGGGCCACTTTGTTGGCCGGCGTGGCCTGCTTGCTGGTCTGCGGAGGCGTGGTCGCCGACGCACAAATGCGAATTACCGAGTACATGTATTCCGGGGTCAACGGGGAGTTCATTGAATTCACGAACGTCGGCGTGACGCCCATCGACATGACCGGGTGGAGTTTCGACGATGACAGCGCTGTCCCGGGCACTGTGTTTCTGACCGCTTTTGGGGTGGTCGACCCCGGCGAGTCGGTGATCCTGACCGAAAGCCCAGCCGCGCTGTTCATCGCGGCCTGGAACCTCGGGGGCGTCGACGTCATCGGCGACAACTCGAGTGCGAACCTGGGGCGCAACGACCAGATCAACCTGTTCGACGCGACCGGTACGCTCGTGGATCGCCTGACCTACGGGGATGAGACCTTCCCCGGGAGCATCCGCACACAAGGCGCCAGTGGCTGGGTCTGCGCGCAAGCCCTGGGTGCCAACGACGCGTACGGCTGGGTGCTCGCCACGGCTGGAGATCAGCAGGGTTCGTATGCTTCGATCGGTGGGGACGTCGGGCGTCCAGGTGTGTTCGTGCACTACGTCTGCCCGGAAGCGCCGACCGGTGCGTGCTGTGCCTCGGGCGTGTGTACGGTGACCACGGAAGCGGAGTGTTTCGGGGTGGGCCTGTGGCAGGGGGCGGGCACGAACTGTGCGACCACCGAATGCCCGCCGCCGAGCAACGCGCAGATTCGTATCACCGAGTACATGTACACCGGCGAGGGTGCAGAGTTCGTCGAATTCACGAATCTCGGCACTGAGCCGATCGACATGACGGGGTGGAGCTTCGACGATGACAGCCGCATACCGGGAACGTTGGACCTGACGGCGATCGGCACGCTCGCGCCTGGAGAGTCTGCCATTGTGACTGAAACCACCGCCGTCGTCTTCATGGCCGACTGGCACGGGCTGGCGGGCATCAAGATCATCGGAAATTCGACAGTTGGCCTGGGTGGCAACGATGAGATCAACCTGTTCGACAACTCCGCGGCGCTGGTCGACCGATTGAGCTACGGTCCGGATGGATTTCCCGGCAGCGTGACCGCCAATGGTGTCAGCGCATGGCCCTACGCGGATGGGGTGGGCATCAACAACATTTATCGCTGGCGGCTTTCCGTGGTGGGGGATGCGCAGAACTCCGTTCAGTCGCTATCCGGCGACATCGGCAATCCGGGGACGTTCGTGCTCTGGAATGCCCCTCTTGGCGCGTGCTGTGTGGCCGGCGCGTGCCTTGAACTGGGCCTGTCGGGATGCCTGCTCGCTCACGGTTTGTACCTGGGAGATGGCATTGACTGTGACACGAACCCCTGTCCGCCCCCGAGCAACGCGTTGGTTCGGATTACGGAGTACATGTATTCGGGCGCGGGCGGCGAGTTCATCGAGTTCACCAACCTGGGCACGACGCCCGTCAACATGGATGGCTGGAGCTTCACCGACAGCGCCAATCTGCCGGGAGCTTTTGACCTCAGCGCGTTTGGCACGATTCAGGCGGGGGAATCGGTTGTGCTGGCCGAAGAGCAGCCCGACGATCCCCCTTACAGTTTTCGCACGGATTGGGCCATGCCCGCCGCGGTGAAGCTCATCGTGATCGCGGCCGGCGAGCTCGGTCGCAACGACTGGATGCACGTTTACGATGCCTCGGGAACGCTGGTCGATGAGGTGCAGTACGGGGACCAGGATTTTCCCGGCAGTATCCGCGCGCAAGGCGCCAGCGGCTGGCCCTGTGCCCTCGGACTCGGCGAGAACAACATTTACACATGGGTGCTGTCGACGCTCGGGGACACGCAGGGCTCATACGCTTCCAGCGGGGGCGACGTGGGCAGCCCGGGGACGTTCGTCATCGATTACTGCGGCCAGCTTCTGCTGGGCGACATGAATTGTGACGGCGAAGTGAGCTTCCGCGACATTAACCCGTTTGTGTTATACTTGACCAACTTCACGATGTGGTCGGCGACGTACACCGGCTGTCCGCCGCAGATCGGCGACATCAACAGCGACGGCATCTATGGCGAGGGCTCGTTCGGCGACATCAATCCCTTTGTTGCACTGCTGGCCGGCACCCCGTAG
- a CDS encoding CPBP family intramembrane metalloprotease, which produces MLALGALLLVPVLMWVGQSVLLRVAGLPLQLRLGAPDLPRSLRGLNRLVTNVAFVVALLGYPLVRGQSPWAYYAQFFPLGPAPRAALHGAAAAILYLALLYLAWMLTCNVHFRMRHAIGRLARRWAGVPLTAVLIALVEELLFRAMLLAGLLEAFGAWVALPTGTVIFAAAHYVRSVKRYWTFPGHVALGALLCAAFYWTGNVWLSFGVHAGGVLVLMAVRPVVRYTGPAWLVGASIFPYAGAVGIAALVLLTVNMWLVYGGVR; this is translated from the coding sequence ATGCTTGCACTCGGAGCCTTGCTGCTGGTGCCGGTGCTGATGTGGGTGGGGCAGTCGGTGCTGCTGCGCGTGGCGGGGCTGCCGCTGCAATTGCGGCTGGGGGCGCCGGACCTGCCGCGTTCGCTCCGCGGGCTTAACCGGCTCGTGACCAACGTGGCGTTCGTGGTGGCGCTGTTGGGTTATCCACTGGTGCGCGGGCAATCGCCGTGGGCGTACTACGCACAGTTTTTCCCATTGGGCCCGGCGCCGCGCGCGGCGCTGCACGGGGCGGCGGCGGCGATTCTGTATCTCGCGCTGCTGTACCTGGCCTGGATGCTGACGTGCAACGTGCATTTCCGCATGCGGCATGCAATCGGGCGTTTGGCGCGGCGGTGGGCGGGCGTGCCGCTGACGGCCGTGCTGATTGCGCTCGTGGAGGAGCTGCTGTTTCGCGCCATGCTGCTCGCGGGGCTGCTGGAGGCGTTCGGCGCCTGGGTGGCGCTGCCCACCGGCACGGTGATCTTCGCCGCGGCGCACTACGTGCGGAGCGTGAAGCGATACTGGACGTTTCCGGGGCACGTGGCGCTGGGGGCGCTGCTGTGTGCGGCGTTTTACTGGACGGGCAATGTGTGGCTGTCGTTCGGCGTGCACGCGGGGGGGGTGCTGGTGCTGATGGCGGTGCGGCCGGTTGTGCGGTACACGGGGCCGGCGTGGCTGGTGGGGGCGAGCATTTTTCCGTACGCCGGTGCGGTGGGCATCGCTGCGCTGGTGTTGCTGACCGTGAACATGTGGCTGGTCTACGGTGGTGTGCGATGA
- a CDS encoding nucleoside triphosphate pyrophosphohydrolase family protein: MGPEQKLVHDFHTKYDLPRAASPTMPTPKDRMRRARLIVSEAAEFLEAADQSNFVEMVDALADILVVTYGTAVEMGVDLEPVFAEVHRSNMSKNGGRDAGGKVLKGPAFSPPDILRELRKQGYTPAD, from the coding sequence ATGGGCCCTGAACAGAAGCTGGTGCACGACTTTCATACCAAGTACGACCTGCCGCGCGCTGCGTCGCCGACGATGCCGACGCCGAAGGACCGCATGCGGCGGGCACGGCTGATTGTGAGCGAGGCAGCGGAGTTCCTCGAGGCGGCCGACCAGAGCAACTTCGTCGAAATGGTCGATGCGCTGGCGGACATCCTCGTCGTCACGTACGGGACCGCGGTCGAGATGGGCGTCGACCTGGAGCCAGTCTTCGCCGAGGTGCACCGGTCGAACATGTCCAAGAACGGTGGGCGCGACGCAGGCGGCAAGGTGCTGAAGGGCCCGGCCTTCTCGCCGCCGGACATCCTGCGCGAGCTGCGCAAGCAGGGCTACACGCCGGCGGATTGA